The genomic window CTCGTTTAATGTCAAAATAGCATAATGACGACGCGCGATAAGCTCAAGATCATGAGTGGCAACTAAAACTGTTACACCAACGCGATTGAATTCTTCAAATAAGCGCATGATACCTTCAGATAATTCATCATCCAAATTACCCGTTGGTTCATCTGCTAACAATACACTAGGCTTATTAACAATTGCACGAGCTATACCTATCCGTTGCTGTTCTCCACCTGATAATTGAATTGGATAACTTTTCGCTCTATTAAGTAATCCCACTTTATCTAGCGCAGCAGAAACTCGTCGACGAATATCCTCAGAACTGGCACCGGCAATAATTAGCGGCATAGAAACATTGTCGTAAACGTTTCTATCAAATAATAAATGGTGATCTTGAAAAATCATGCCTATCTGTCGACGTAAAAAAGGAACTTCCCTTTTTTTTAACCGACTAATGTGGTGACCACCAAACCAAATATGACCAGTACTGGGGCGTTCAATACCACAAATTAATTTTAATAAGGTACTTTTCCCTGCCCCCGAATGACCGGTAAGAAATGCCATTTCTCCAGGATGAAGATGAAAATCAACGCCCTGGAGTGCTTGCTTACCACCACGATAAGCTTTACTAACATGTTCAAAGCGAATCATTGATATTAATCCTCTCGGACAAAAAGCGCCTCGATGAAATCATGAGCTACAAATGGCCGGAGATCATCAATGCCTTCACCAATCCCAATATAACGAATTGGGATCTTAAACTGATCAGCAATAGCGAAAATCACGCCACCTTTAGCTGTACCATCAAGTTTAGTTAAAATAATACCAGTTAAACCCACTGCCTCATGAAAAATTTTAGCCTGATTAATTGCATTTTGGCCAGTACTCGCATCTAACGTTAACATCACTTCATGAGGTGTATGTTGATCAAGTTTTTGCATAACTCTGACAATTTTTTTCAACTCCTCCATCAAATGCGCTTTGTTTTGCAATCGTCCGGCAGTATCTGCAATCAATATGTCGATCCCTTTCGCTTTCGCCGACTGAATGGCATCAAAAATAACTGATGCAGGATCGGCGCCAGTCTGCTGAGCAACAACCGGGATATTGTTACGCTCTCCCCAAACTTGCAATTGTTCAACCGCCGCTGCCCTAAATGTATCTCCAGCCGCTAACATTACCGATTTACCTTCTGCCTGATATTGACGGGCTAACTTACCAATTGTAGTGGTTTTACCCACCCCATTAACACCAACCATCAATATTACATAAGGTAGCTTATTTTCTATAACCAATGGCTTCTCAACACCAGATAAGATATTGGCCATTTCTTCGCGCAATTTGCTATAAAGCATCGCAGCATCATTCAACTCTTTACGATTAGCATGGGTAGTTAAACTATCTATAATCTTGCGTGTTGTTTCTAGTCCCACATCAGCGATTAAAAGTTGTTCTTCCAATTCATCAAATAGATCATCATCAATTTTTTTACCGCGAAAAAAACCAACAAAACCGACGCCCATATTCTGCCGCGTTTTTAATAAACCCCGCCTTAACCGTGAAAAGAAATTCTCTTTTGTCGGTTTTTTTTGCTGTTGTATCGGCGGTGTTTTATTCTGTTCATCTATTTCTTGCAAAGTGACTGTCTGTTCACTAAGTGTAATAATTTCTGTGGCTTTAACGTCTACTGTTTGGTCTTGACTATTTTCTTCTTCCGCTGGTTGAGACGGCACCTTTTCTGCTTTAACCGACGGCTGTGATATCTCTATTACATCTGTCAACCCTTCAGCATTGTCTTCTACTCTCGATTCAGGTTGTTGCTCTGTCTCTTTTTGTTGCACTTCATTTTCAGATCCTAACCCTAGCCAGGAAAAAAAACTTTTTTTTCTCTTTTTAGCCATCTGCCATTACACTCCTAGCGGTAAAAATGTGGTGTTACTAATGTAAATAATAAAAATATGTTGGCAGTGTATCATTTGATTTGATTGCAACACATATCTGACACCTATTTCATGTTAAATTAGCGATAATTTTCATGTTGTACATACTGTCGATAAACATTGGTATTATTATCACCTATATTAACAAACTGTAATGACTAAACTATGTAAATTATGGCAAGAAAAATACAATCTGCACCACGTGGCCAAATTCGTATCATTGGCGGGAAATGGCGAGGACGAAAACTACCTGTTTTTGATAGTGAGGGCTTACGCCCCACAACAGATAGAATCAGAGAAACTTTATTTAATTGGTTAATACCTGTTATTCAAGAGGCTCGCTGTCTTGATTGTTTTGCTGGTAGTGGCGCTTTAGCTATTGAAGCGCTTTCTCGCTATGCCGCTTCCGCTACCTTAATTGAATTAGAGCGCCCGGTCGCAACACAACTTGCGACCAATCTAGCTAAATTAGAGGCAAAAAATGCGCAAGTGATTAATAGCGATGCATTGAACTATCTGGCACAGGCAGGCACAGCCTATGATGTCATTTTTCTTGATCCGCCTTTTCGTAAAGATCTATTGCAAAAAACAGCCTTGCTATTAGAACAAAATGGTTGGTTAACCGAAAATTGTTGGATCTATGTTGAGGCAGAAACAGAGGCTAATTTAGCCATGTTACCTAAAAATTGGCAGCTTCATCGTAAAAAAGTTGCAGGACAAGTTGCTTACTGTCTTTATATTCGTCATCAATGATTAACTGGAAAATATCATGTTAATAAATGCTGGAAAATTATTAATGGTTTTTGTTTGGGGGTTTATGATTTTTAATTTAATCCATCCGTTCCCTAAACCATTAAAATATTTTATCGATGTGGCAATGATATTTATGATTTTTATGCATGCTATGCAAGCCATTTTTTTGCAAGCCGCTTTTGCAAAAACTGAAAAACATCCTCGTTGGCTGCAAATGAAAATCTTTCTATTTGGCGTCTTTGAACTTTTAGCCTGGCAGAAAAGACAAAAAACGGACAAATTGCAACAATAAACCACGAGTGATTACAAGGGCCGTGCATTATTGGCTGATAAGATTAGTTATTTTGCATTGGCTTTAACTTCAAAGCGAACAAATCTTGTTCCCTGCATATAAAGTATACCTCTATCCCCTTTTTTTATCGCATTATATTCCCTTTCCTTTTTAACAAAAATCTTTATCACCTCACTAACTGATAGTCGCTGAAAATAAATTTCATACCGAAAAGTTTCAGGAGTAACAATCTCACGTTGACGAGAACGCATATTTGGATAGGGATAATCTTTCTTATCAATGACCTCAACTGGATAACTGATAATCGGCGAATTATCATTAATTACATTTTGTCGACGTTGATCAAAAAAACGTTTCGTCGCTAACATAATAATGATAATAATGGTAATAACGAATATAACCGATTTATTCACAATATTTTCCAAGCGTTCATTATTCATGTAACTATTATTGTCTATCCTCTAATAGGATCAATAATTTCTAATTAATCTTTTTAGCTAGTGGGGAAATCATGATCAGTTGGCCATTTCTTGCTGTGTTATTTTCTGGTTGGCTCTATATTGATGCTGCCTATCGCGGTCCGCAATGGCAATGCTGGTTGTTTCGGCCAGTTACGCTATTATTGCTAGTATTTTGGGCCTGGAGTGCCGATATTACTGATGCTTCCGGCTACCTTATCATGGCGGGACTATTCATGATGCTCATAGCTGATGGCTGGCAAATGCTTTCTAGTGAACGCTTATTACCCGCTATTTTCTTGCTATCTCTCAGCTTCCTGCTTTATACCATCAGTTTTGCTATGCAGATGAATTTCACTTTCTACTTGCCATTACTAGCTATCTTGCTGATCCTTAGTGTCATTGTATTAATTATAATCTGGACACCGGTTGGGTCACTACGGGCGCCTGCCATTTTTCTATTAGCAATGTCATTTATTATGGCATGGATAGCAGGTGAACAATATTTCGGCTTAGCAAGAGAACATAATTTCTCCATTATGATAGGTGCATTTTTACTTTTTATTGCTAACAGTATTTGGCTTATTGCCAACTTTCGTTATCCATTTAAAGCTTCTAAAGCGACAATTACCGCTTGCTATTTGATTGGTCAATTTTTAATTGTACGCTCGCTTTACTTATAAGTCTGATTGACAACAATTATTCCATTAAATAGCATTTTTTATCAAAAAAACTCCTCTTTTATGTTTGACTTTAGAGTTAACTCTAAAGTGTAGAGTAGATCACAGAAAAGAAATATTAAGTGAGTGCATTAAAAGGGGATACTATGTGTGCACATACTCATAAACAACATAAGCATACTGCACAATGTTGCACAATAAACGGTAGCTGCAGCGATAAAAAGAAAGTTAGTGGTCACAAACAAAGCAAAAAAACAGTATCTCTATCAGCAAAACAGACAGCTGAGGAAGAGCATCACTCTGAGAGAAGTAATACTAATCTTACTAATCAGCATGTATGCAAAGATACCAATAAACATAACTGCATAAGTGAGCATTCACTTACATCCAAGGAAAGTAGTGCCTTTACACCCAGAGGAAAACAGCGCTTCCATTGGATTGTCAGCGGAATGGACTGCGCAAGCTGCGCGCGTAAAATTGAAATAGCCGTCAGTAAGATCAATCATGTTAAACAAGTAAAAGTGCTATTTACAACCGAAAAATTGATTGTCGATGCTGATGATGATGTTCGTGATGATGTTATCAAAGCTGTGCAACAAGCTGGCTTCAAATTATATAACCTCAACACAGCTGAATCAGCAGTAAAAAACCGGAAAAACAATCCATTTAGTCAATCTAAGCCTATCATTATTTTAATATTTTTAATGTTAATCAGCTGGGGGATTTCCTTCATTGATGTAAAAATAGGACAAATTGCTTTTATTCTAACAACATTATATGGACTCTATCCGATCACAGTTAGAGCAATACAGTTGATACGTTCAGGTACTTTTTTTGCGATAGAAACACTAATGAGTGTGGCAGCAATAGGCGCATTATTTATTAATGCCAGCGAAGAAGCCGCGATGGTACTGTTGTTATTTATGTTAGGAGAAAGATTAGAGTCATATGCAGCAGGACGCGCACGCCGAGGCATCAGTAGTTTAATGGCCCTTATTCCTGAACAAGCGTCGCTAATTAAAAATGGTGTAAAGACCAATGTTCCTGTCTCAACACTGCAACCAGGCGATATTATTGAAATCGTTCCCGGTGGCCGTTTACCAACCGATGCTGAATTACTAAATGAATTTGCCAGTTTTGATGAAAGCGCACTAACGGGTGAATCAATACCTGTTGACCGAAAAACTGGCGAAAAAGTACTAGCAGGCGCACTTTCCATCGATCGTGCTATACAAATGAAAGTGATATCCGAACAAGGTCAAAATGCAATCGATCGGATTATGATATTAATTGAGGAAGCTGAAG from Arsenophonus sp. aPb includes these protein-coding regions:
- a CDS encoding DUF2500 domain-containing protein, translating into MNKSVIFVITIIIIIMLATKRFFDQRRQNVINDNSPIISYPVEVIDKKDYPYPNMRSRQREIVTPETFRYEIYFQRLSVSEVIKIFVKKEREYNAIKKGDRGILYMQGTRFVRFEVKANAK
- the ftsE gene encoding cell division ATP-binding protein FtsE, giving the protein MIRFEHVSKAYRGGKQALQGVDFHLHPGEMAFLTGHSGAGKSTLLKLICGIERPSTGHIWFGGHHISRLKKREVPFLRRQIGMIFQDHHLLFDRNVYDNVSMPLIIAGASSEDIRRRVSAALDKVGLLNRAKSYPIQLSGGEQQRIGIARAIVNKPSVLLADEPTGNLDDELSEGIMRLFEEFNRVGVTVLVATHDLELIARRHYAILTLNEGRMIGGQNG
- the ftsY gene encoding signal recognition particle-docking protein FtsY → MAKKRKKSFFSWLGLGSENEVQQKETEQQPESRVEDNAEGLTDVIEISQPSVKAEKVPSQPAEEENSQDQTVDVKATEIITLSEQTVTLQEIDEQNKTPPIQQQKKPTKENFFSRLRRGLLKTRQNMGVGFVGFFRGKKIDDDLFDELEEQLLIADVGLETTRKIIDSLTTHANRKELNDAAMLYSKLREEMANILSGVEKPLVIENKLPYVILMVGVNGVGKTTTIGKLARQYQAEGKSVMLAAGDTFRAAAVEQLQVWGERNNIPVVAQQTGADPASVIFDAIQSAKAKGIDILIADTAGRLQNKAHLMEELKKIVRVMQKLDQHTPHEVMLTLDASTGQNAINQAKIFHEAVGLTGIILTKLDGTAKGGVIFAIADQFKIPIRYIGIGEGIDDLRPFVAHDFIEALFVRED
- a CDS encoding lysoplasmalogenase family protein; protein product: MISWPFLAVLFSGWLYIDAAYRGPQWQCWLFRPVTLLLLVFWAWSADITDASGYLIMAGLFMMLIADGWQMLSSERLLPAIFLLSLSFLLYTISFAMQMNFTFYLPLLAILLILSVIVLIIIWTPVGSLRAPAIFLLAMSFIMAWIAGEQYFGLAREHNFSIMIGAFLLFIANSIWLIANFRYPFKASKATITACYLIGQFLIVRSLYL
- the rsmD gene encoding 16S rRNA (guanine(966)-N(2))-methyltransferase: MARKIQSAPRGQIRIIGGKWRGRKLPVFDSEGLRPTTDRIRETLFNWLIPVIQEARCLDCFAGSGALAIEALSRYAASATLIELERPVATQLATNLAKLEAKNAQVINSDALNYLAQAGTAYDVIFLDPPFRKDLLQKTALLLEQNGWLTENCWIYVEAETEANLAMLPKNWQLHRKKVAGQVAYCLYIRHQ
- a CDS encoding DUF1145 family protein, yielding MLINAGKLLMVFVWGFMIFNLIHPFPKPLKYFIDVAMIFMIFMHAMQAIFLQAAFAKTEKHPRWLQMKIFLFGVFELLAWQKRQKTDKLQQ